In a genomic window of Nyctibius grandis isolate bNycGra1 chromosome 4, bNycGra1.pri, whole genome shotgun sequence:
- the FBXO33 gene encoding F-box only protein 33, which produces MSVCGEAVGAGSLPSELVVHIFSFLAGPDRLRASAACSHWRECLFYPALWPRLRLSLRVSPAERPRVEFLMRKCGWFVRELRVQFAADNYPSGGGGAAVAAAVAGEGAAAAGDGEAPPLCPRWLDLLRTYLELVLCVLSSVRNNRNLQKLSLFGDISILQQHGSISNTYLGKVDPDGKKIKQIQQLFEEILGNSRQLKWLSCGFMLQIVTPTSLSSLSNPIANTMEHLSLLDNHIPGNTTLITAVELERFVNLRSLALDFCDFTAEMARVLADSNHVPLHRLSLLVHSVSIMHKSLDSMPEDENWKALTRNSTNLRVYIMAFDVKSDDMLRILKPSIPLERIHFDSYITCVSGAVVDLITRQYDKFLTHFILMNDVIDMSGFPDLSDNRNEDPLVLLAWRCTRLSLLAVHGYTVWAHNLIAIARLRGSDLKVLEVTEESIDFDQGELADQDVDPVHNLIEQVSLGLGRPWHAVMDIELLSVFTEPTRHFYREMQSFSEGI; this is translated from the exons ATGTCGGTGTGCGGGGAGGCGGTGGGCGCCGGCTCCCTGCCCAGCGAGCTGGTGGTCCACATCTTCTCCTTCCTGGCGGGCCCCGACCGGCTGCGGGCCTCGGCCGCCTGCTCGCACTGGCGGGAGTGCCTCTTCTACCCGGCCCTTTGGCCGCGCCTCCGCCTCAGCCTCCGCGTCTCGCCGGCCGAGCGCCCGCGCGTCGAGTTCCTCATGCGCAAGTGCGGCTGGTTCGTCCGTGAGCTCCGCGTACAGTTCGCCGCCGACAACTACCCCAGCGGCGGAGggggggcggcggtggcggcggcggtggcgggtgagggcgccgcggcggcgggcgaCGGGGAGGCGCCGCCGCTATGCCCGCGCTGGCTCGACCTGCTGAGGACCTACCTGGAGCTGGTGCTGTGCGTCCTGAGCAGCGTCCGTAACAACAG GAACCTCCAGAAGTTAAGTCTCTTTGGGGATATAAGCATTCTGCAGCAACATGGAAGTATATCAAATACATACCTCGGCAAGGTTGACCCTGATGGCAAGAAGATTAAGCA AATCCAACAACTGTTTGAAGAGATATTAGGCAATAGCAGGCAATTGAAATGGTTGTCTTGTGGGTTTATGCTGCAAATAGTAACTCCCACATCATTGTCCTCCTTATCAAACCCCATAGCCAACACCATGGAACATCTGAGCTTATTGGACAACCACATCCCTGGTAATACCACTCTTATCACTGCGGTTGAATTGGAGCGCTTTGTGAACCTGCGTTCGCTCGCTTTggatttctgtgattttacagCTGAAATGGCAAGAGTCCTGGCTGACAGCAACCATGTGCCTTTGCATCGACTGTCTCTCCTGGTCCACAGTGTTTCCATAATGCACAAGTCATTGGACAGCATGCCAGAAGATGAGAATTGGAAGGCGCTGACTCGCAATAGCACTAATCTTCGAGTCTATATAATGGCTTTTGATGTCAAGAGTGATGATATGTTAAGGATTCTTAAGCCCAGTATCCCCCTAGAGAGGATTCACTTTGACAGCTACATCACTTGTGTTTCAGGGGCTGTTGTTGACCTCATAACCAGGCAGTATGACAAGTTCCTCACTCATTTTATACTAATGAATGATGTGATAGATATGTCTGGCTTCCCAGATCTCAGTGACAACCGGAATGAAGATCCACTTGTCCTGTTAGCCTGGAGGTGCACAAGACTGTCTCTCTTAGCTGTTCATG gtTACACAGTTTGGGCTCATAATCTTATTGCAATTGCTCGTCTTCGTGGCTCTGACCTGAAAGTTCTGGAAGTCACAGAAGAAAGCATTGATTTTGACCAAGGAGAACTGGCTGATCAGGATGTGGATCCAGTACACAATCTCATTGAGCAAGTATCTCTTGGATTGGGTCGACCTTGGCATGCAGTCATGGACATAGAGCTGCTCAGTGTCTTCACTGAGCCAACCCGTCACTTCTACAGAGAGATGCAAAGCTTCAGTGAAGGCATTTAG